The Thermodesulfobacteriota bacterium DNA window AAGATAGACATCAAGAGTGAATCAAAAGTTGCTGGAATTTCAGAAGATATACATAAGGCACTTGTCGATATTCCCGGGATAGGCTATTCTACAGCAGGTGCTTTGTTTAATAAGGGGTTTTTTTCAGCATATGACATTTTTAGTGCAAGTATTGAGGAACTTACCAGGGTAGAGGGCATAGGCGAGAAAAAAGCTGATAGGCTTAAAAAAACCGTTGAAGAATACTTGAAACAAAAGGACTTAGAAAAAAGCGGTGAGAACTCGACAAAGGATATATCGGTAGCAAGCGGAGAGGAAAATAAGGCGAAATAAAATTATATTCCTTTTGGGGGGATAGAATGGTTAGAGTGTATGAGTTGGCTCAAGAATTGGGGATGACAAACAATGAATTCATTGATGAACTCGAAAAGCTAGGTATAGAGGCTAAGAGCCACATGAGTTCTATCGAGGAAGAAAAAGTTGAAGTGATTAAAAATCGTCTTACTAGAGCTAAAGCTCAGGAACTTGTTGAAAAGAGGGTAAGGCCTACGGTTATTCGGAGAAGGATGAAGAAGATAGAACCAGATATTGAAACGGCGGATGCCGAGCCTTTGAAAGCTGAATTACCGGAGGTTGAAGAACCTGTACTGCATATACAGAAAGAAGAGGAAGAAAAACCCTTAGTAGAAAAAGAGATAGCCACTCCTTCGAGTGCACCAGAAGAAATTGTCGAAAAAAGGGAAAAACCTATTGAACAAAAAGCGGTTGAACCAGAGAAAGTGGTACCTGAATCTGTTAGCATTGTGACAAAGCATCCTAAGGAAAAGAAGCATTTAAAAAGACTTGCTGAAATAGAAGAGGATGAAGATCAGGAGAAGTTAAAACCTGGCAAAAAAGTTACAAGAAAAGATACCGAAGACTCAATAAAGCTAAGGCCATCCAGAAGGAAGGTAATTTATAAGAAGAAGGAAGACCATACAACGAGAGATTTATATGAAAAGGAAGATATTCTTGGACCTTCTAGGGGTCCAGCTGTAAAGAAAGGACCACCTAAAAGGATAAAGAAGAAGACAGAGATTACTATTCCAAAGGCAATTAAGAGAAAGATAAAGATATTAGAGACTATTACAGTTAATGAACTGGCTAAGAAGATGGGAATTAAAGTAGGTAATGTGATAAAAAAGTTATTGGACCTGGGAGTTGTTGCAACGATTAATCAACCTTTGGATATTGATACCGCGTCCTTAATTGCCAGTGATTTTTCTTACGCCGTTGAGAGTATACCAATAGAGGAAGATATTTTGGGAAAAGATGAAGATGCCCCTGAGGAATTAGTACATAGGCCACCTGTGGTTACTGTAATGGGGCACGTAGATCATGGGAAAACCTCTCTTTTAGACGCTATACGTGAGACTAATGTCATAGGGAAAGAAGCAGGCGGTATTACACAGCATATAGGAGCATATCACGTAAGTCTTCCAAAAGGTGACATAGTATTTTTAGATACCCCGGGCCACGAAGCCTTTACAGCTATGAGGGCCAGAGGGGCGCAAGTTACCGATATTGTAGTTCTGGTAGTGGCGGCGGATGATGGTGTTATGTCTCAGACAGTTGAGGCTATAAACCATGCAAAGGCTGCAGGTGTAACATTGATGGTGGCCATTAATAAAATTGACAAACCCAATGCAGACATTGAGAAAGTGAAGAGAAGCCTCATGGAATATGGACTTGTCCCAGAAGAGCTGGGGGGAGATACCGTCTTCGTGGAGGTTTCTGCCAAGAAAAAACAGGGTATAAATGATATCCTGGAGCTTATCCTGTTACAAGCTGAACTGTTAGAATTAAAAGCCAATCCTAACAAGGCAGCCAAGGGAGTTGTTGTTGAGGCGAAACTGGATAAAGGTAGGGGGCCGGTAGCTACTGTACTTATCAAAGAAGGTACCTTAAAGGTCAGTGATCCCTTTGTAGTTGGAGTAAAATTTGGGAAGATAAGAGCACTGATTAATGAAAATGGAGAAAAGGTAACACAGGTGGGTCCGGCTATGCCCATAGAAATTATCGGACTTTCTGGAGTGCCCGAGGCAGGAGATAGCTTCATTGTAGTTGATGACGAAAAGAAAACAAGGCAAGTTGCATTGTTCAGACAGCAAAAGAAAAGGGAGTCTGAACTTGTAAAGACGAGCAAAATTGCGTTAGAGAACCTTTATGATAAGATTCAAGAGGGGTATGTAAAAGAACTGAATATAATTGTCAAGGCAGATGTACAGGGTTCGATAGAGGCTCTTCTAAAGGCATTAAATGAACTGAGTACTGATTCTATAAAGTTACATGTTATTCATGCCTCCGTTGGCGGTATAGTAGAATCTGATGTAATGTTAGCCTCTGCTTCAAATGCAATAATCATTGGTTTTAACGTTAAATCGGATACAAAGGTTCAGCAGATTGCTGAACAGGAAAAAGTGAGTATCAGGTTTTATACTATTATATATGATGTAATATCCGACATGAAAAAAGCCATGGAGGGCTTATTAGAGCCAACCCTTGAGGAGAAGACGTTAGGAAGGGCAGAGGTAAGAAGCACATTTAATATATCCAGGACTGGCACTATAGCTGGTAGTTTTGTTCTGAATGGAAAGATTGTAAAGGGTGAACATGCTCGTTTATTAAGGGATAATGTAGTAATTCACGATGGAAAGATATATTCATTAAAGAGATTTAAGGACGATGTAAAAGAGGTTGAATCTGGCTATGAATGCGGTATAGGAATAGAAAATTTTAATGATTTGAAGGTAGACGATATTATTGAATCCTATACTTATGAAAAGGTTTTAGCAACCCTGTAATTTGGATTCGCTGGTTACCATCTATTTTTTTGATTAATTATCAAGCCTGCAACTATAAACTGTGAATTCTAAACGAAACAGGATGATTATTGGTGTTTGCCACTTGGATCTTATAATAGAAGGTAACTCCTCCTTAAAAGGGAAGCGCCAGGTTTTAAAAAGGGTCATTGGTAGGGTTAAACAAAAGTTCAATGTATCTATAGCAGAGGTAGGGGAAAACGATAAGTGGCAAAGAGTGCAGGTAGCTTTTTGTGTGGTGGGTAATGATAAAAAATATGTCAATTCTTCTTTAGACAAGATAACTAACTTCATCGATGACCTAAGAGTTGTTGATATACTCAACTCAGAGATAGAGATACTTGACTATTAATATATAACACCCTAGCACTGGAGACTTATGATGGACTACAAAAGAGCTGATAGGGTTTCTGATCTCCTTAAAGAAGAGATCGCTCAAATGTTATTAAAAGATATTAAAGACCCCAGGATTGGTTTTGTGACAATTACTGGCGTTGAAGTAACTGATGACCTTCGCCAAGCAAGGGTATTCTTCAGTATGGTTGATAGTGATAGAGAATTAGAAAAGACTACCAGGGGGTTAAATAGCGCATCCAGTTATATTAAAAAGAAATTGGGAAAGAGGTTGAGAATGCGTTATATTCCAGATATTGTCTTTAAATTTGATGGTTCATTAAGATACGGAAGCCATATCGATAGTATCCTTGAAGGCTTAAAAAGGGCAGTCTCTGACTGATGAAATGGAAGCGAGAATAATCGAAGAAATAAAGAGTAACAAAGCCTTTCTGATTGCCTCCCATATTAATCCAGAAGGCGATGCCATAGGTTCAGCCCTCGCCCTGGCAATTTCCTTGAACAATATTGGCAAAGAGGTAACGGTTTTTAATCAGGGCCCCATCCCCCGGAATCTCCAATTTCTGCCCATGAGTGCAGAGATTGTTCATAACCCCGATAAAATCGGGGTTAATTTTGATGTCGCTTTTGTTTTAGACTGTGGCGATCTTGATAGAGTAGGAAATGGAATTGAGAAGATAAGAAAAATAAGAAAAATAATAAATATAGATCACCATATAACTAATAGTAAATTTGGTGATGTAATATTAGTTGATTCAGAATCCAGCTCTACTGCAGAACTCATATATAACGTTCTAAAGGAGATTCCCATTGAGGTTACATATGAGATTGCTCTTAACATCTATAC harbors:
- the infB gene encoding translation initiation factor IF-2 produces the protein MVRVYELAQELGMTNNEFIDELEKLGIEAKSHMSSIEEEKVEVIKNRLTRAKAQELVEKRVRPTVIRRRMKKIEPDIETADAEPLKAELPEVEEPVLHIQKEEEEKPLVEKEIATPSSAPEEIVEKREKPIEQKAVEPEKVVPESVSIVTKHPKEKKHLKRLAEIEEDEDQEKLKPGKKVTRKDTEDSIKLRPSRRKVIYKKKEDHTTRDLYEKEDILGPSRGPAVKKGPPKRIKKKTEITIPKAIKRKIKILETITVNELAKKMGIKVGNVIKKLLDLGVVATINQPLDIDTASLIASDFSYAVESIPIEEDILGKDEDAPEELVHRPPVVTVMGHVDHGKTSLLDAIRETNVIGKEAGGITQHIGAYHVSLPKGDIVFLDTPGHEAFTAMRARGAQVTDIVVLVVAADDGVMSQTVEAINHAKAAGVTLMVAINKIDKPNADIEKVKRSLMEYGLVPEELGGDTVFVEVSAKKKQGINDILELILLQAELLELKANPNKAAKGVVVEAKLDKGRGPVATVLIKEGTLKVSDPFVVGVKFGKIRALINENGEKVTQVGPAMPIEIIGLSGVPEAGDSFIVVDDEKKTRQVALFRQQKKRESELVKTSKIALENLYDKIQEGYVKELNIIVKADVQGSIEALLKALNELSTDSIKLHVIHASVGGIVESDVMLASASNAIIIGFNVKSDTKVQQIAEQEKVSIRFYTIIYDVISDMKKAMEGLLEPTLEEKTLGRAEVRSTFNISRTGTIAGSFVLNGKIVKGEHARLLRDNVVIHDGKIYSLKRFKDDVKEVESGYECGIGIENFNDLKVDDIIESYTYEKVLATL
- a CDS encoding DUF503 domain-containing protein, translated to MIIGVCHLDLIIEGNSSLKGKRQVLKRVIGRVKQKFNVSIAEVGENDKWQRVQVAFCVVGNDKKYVNSSLDKITNFIDDLRVVDILNSEIEILDY
- the rbfA gene encoding 30S ribosome-binding factor RbfA; protein product: MMDYKRADRVSDLLKEEIAQMLLKDIKDPRIGFVTITGVEVTDDLRQARVFFSMVDSDRELEKTTRGLNSASSYIKKKLGKRLRMRYIPDIVFKFDGSLRYGSHIDSILEGLKRAVSD